In one Mucilaginibacter ginsenosidivorax genomic region, the following are encoded:
- a CDS encoding LytR/AlgR family response regulator transcription factor: MNLSCIIIDDEPNAVKLLEMMVGQYTKWALLAKCYDALEAMAFLKEQKADFIFLDINMPQLTGMELAGLLSKDTKIVFTTAYSQYAAESYTFQTIDYLLKPITLERFLAAQLKIEAYFSKNQASEKIPPAVGNEYFFVKSGKELRKILLDDIQYFEGQKEYVRLVTSTEQLLIYRRIKDIDEQLSPPFVRVHNSYIVNTRQLNKIMDNHIYIAGKQIPISEKFKDAFMGVIQQRIF; this comes from the coding sequence ATGAATTTAAGCTGCATAATTATCGACGACGAACCAAATGCGGTTAAGCTGCTGGAAATGATGGTTGGCCAGTATACCAAATGGGCGCTGCTGGCCAAATGCTACGATGCACTGGAAGCAATGGCGTTTTTAAAGGAACAAAAGGCCGATTTTATTTTCCTGGATATTAACATGCCCCAGCTTACCGGTATGGAACTGGCCGGCCTGTTATCAAAAGATACCAAAATTGTTTTTACCACGGCCTACTCACAGTACGCTGCCGAAAGCTATACCTTCCAAACCATCGATTATTTATTGAAGCCCATAACGCTTGAACGTTTTTTGGCCGCGCAGTTAAAAATTGAGGCTTATTTTTCAAAGAACCAGGCCAGCGAGAAAATACCGCCCGCTGTTGGCAACGAATACTTTTTTGTAAAATCGGGCAAGGAACTGCGCAAGATCCTGCTCGATGATATTCAGTATTTTGAGGGGCAAAAGGAGTACGTGCGCCTGGTAACCAGTACCGAGCAACTGCTGATATACCGCCGCATCAAAGACATTGACGAGCAGCTTTCGCCACCATTTGTACGTGTGCACAACTCCTATATTGTAAACACCCGCCAGCTTAATAAAATAATGGACAACCACATTTACATAGCCGGCAAGCAGATACCCATCAGCGAGAAATTTAAAGATGCTTTTATGGGGGTGATACAGCAGCGGATATTTTAA
- a CDS encoding sensor histidine kinase: MNFIKNMPTLTRLQWVIWIAVFFIIFFSILPVDGFNHASIFTVISVAFYLLVIYGNIKFLYPRFYEKGHRVQYVIYVVLLLVIGGVARGFLIMYSYNTFFASHPEKMTFSMMLNFVVAGFMTYLLSFIFRIALAYFEIKQQSEKILVQKSQAELNLLKSQVQPHFLFNTLNNIYYEAYVDSPRTAKLVEQLSNIMRYFVDESPKDEVSVNTEIQFLENYIALEKIRIRHEIDINFIQDCSPHLQIPPMLLMTFVENIFKHGIDKASIDNKIELALVQQGRYLTFETKNRIFNQKTDAAGGFGIQNLRKRLDLLYGNKFELTISNTEEMFTAFLKIPLA, from the coding sequence ATGAATTTCATTAAAAACATGCCCACGCTTACACGCCTGCAATGGGTGATATGGATAGCGGTGTTTTTTATCATCTTTTTTTCGATACTGCCGGTTGATGGGTTTAATCATGCCAGCATTTTTACTGTTATCAGTGTTGCGTTTTACCTGCTGGTTATTTATGGCAACATTAAATTTCTGTATCCCCGCTTTTATGAAAAAGGGCATCGTGTGCAATATGTAATTTATGTGGTGTTATTACTGGTTATTGGCGGCGTGGCGCGTGGCTTTTTAATCATGTACTCGTACAACACGTTTTTTGCCAGCCACCCCGAAAAAATGACTTTTAGCATGATGCTTAATTTTGTGGTAGCCGGGTTTATGACCTATTTGCTCAGCTTTATTTTCAGGATAGCGCTGGCTTACTTCGAAATTAAGCAACAATCAGAAAAAATACTGGTGCAAAAAAGCCAGGCCGAGCTAAACCTGCTTAAATCGCAGGTGCAGCCGCATTTCCTGTTCAACACCCTCAATAATATTTATTACGAGGCTTATGTTGATTCGCCCCGCACCGCCAAACTGGTAGAGCAGCTATCCAACATTATGCGCTATTTTGTGGATGAAAGCCCAAAAGACGAGGTATCCGTTAATACCGAGATCCAGTTTTTGGAGAATTACATCGCCCTGGAAAAAATAAGGATCAGGCATGAAATAGACATCAATTTTATACAGGATTGCAGCCCGCACCTGCAAATACCGCCCATGCTGCTCATGACATTTGTTGAAAACATTTTCAAGCATGGTATTGACAAAGCCAGTATCGACAATAAAATTGAGCTGGCACTGGTGCAGCAAGGCCGTTACCTCACATTTGAAACCAAAAACCGTATTTTTAATCAAAAAACTGATGCCGCCGGCGGTTTCGGGATCCAGAATTTGCGCAAACGGCTTGATCTGTTATACGGCAATAAATTTGAACTCACCATCAGCAATACCGAAGAAATGTTTACGGCCTTCTTAAAAATTCCATTAGCATGA
- a CDS encoding DUF2911 domain-containing protein: protein MKKLLIAALMAVVIQFTFTGFTHAQLLTSIPSGGNKKASVTEMIGITDVTINYSRPHVNKRDGHIWGELVYNGYADLGFGTSKAAPWRAGANENTTIEFSTDVKVEGQPLAAGKYGFFIAYGADESTLIFSKNATSWGSFFYNQAEDVLRVKVKPVPAATSVEWLKYEFADQTPTSAVIELQWEKLVIPFKVDVDLPATQLAVFRKELRTNKGFNWESWEQAAAFCAQNKTNLEEGLLWADTATSVNFGGNQVFQTWKTKAAILSDLGRSAEATATMKTALPFADVNDLYFYGKSLIAENRGQEALEVFKLDYQKHPDEFLTNTGMARGYMAVGDNKKALPYALKAQKQVVGKINKDTIDKMVATLQAAK, encoded by the coding sequence ATGAAAAAATTACTGATTGCCGCCCTTATGGCGGTTGTTATCCAGTTTACCTTTACTGGGTTTACCCACGCCCAGCTGCTTACATCAATACCAAGCGGCGGCAATAAAAAAGCATCCGTTACCGAAATGATAGGCATTACCGATGTAACCATTAACTACAGCCGCCCGCATGTGAATAAGCGCGACGGACATATTTGGGGCGAGCTTGTTTATAATGGCTATGCCGACCTGGGTTTTGGTACCTCAAAAGCAGCACCATGGCGGGCCGGGGCCAATGAAAATACCACCATCGAGTTTTCTACCGATGTAAAGGTGGAAGGCCAGCCCTTGGCTGCCGGTAAGTATGGCTTTTTTATTGCCTATGGCGCTGATGAGAGTACGCTGATATTTTCAAAAAACGCTACCTCGTGGGGCAGCTTTTTTTATAACCAGGCCGAGGATGTATTGCGCGTAAAAGTGAAACCAGTACCGGCAGCGACGAGTGTGGAATGGCTTAAATACGAGTTTGCCGACCAAACCCCAACCAGCGCAGTAATTGAATTACAATGGGAAAAATTGGTAATTCCGTTTAAGGTTGATGTTGACCTGCCTGCCACACAGCTTGCCGTATTCAGGAAAGAACTGCGTACCAACAAGGGCTTTAACTGGGAAAGCTGGGAACAGGCCGCCGCCTTTTGCGCCCAAAATAAAACCAACCTGGAAGAAGGCCTGCTATGGGCCGATACCGCAACCAGTGTAAATTTTGGCGGCAACCAGGTATTCCAGACCTGGAAAACCAAGGCGGCAATATTGAGTGATTTGGGCCGCAGCGCCGAAGCAACTGCCACCATGAAAACTGCCCTGCCTTTTGCCGATGTTAACGACCTTTATTTTTATGGCAAAAGCCTTATTGCTGAAAACAGAGGTCAGGAAGCGCTTGAGGTATTTAAGCTTGATTACCAAAAACACCCCGACGAGTTTTTAACCAACACAGGTATGGCCCGTGGGTACATGGCCGTTGGCGATAACAAAAAAGCCCTGCCCTATGCCCTGAAAGCCCAAAAACAGGTTGTTGGCAAAATAAATAAGGATACTATTGATAAAATGGTAGCCACTTTGCAGGCGGCGAAGTAG
- a CDS encoding tRNA(His) guanylyltransferase Thg1 family protein — protein MKFDELDVKMRVYETSQDRCVLPGMYMVARIDGRGFTRLTKEVHRFEAPFDEKFRDLMVETVKHLMNCGFNVIYGYTESDEISLLFHPDEGLFGRKTRKYISILAGEASAKFSALLGNVGAFDCRLSELPNIHLVGDYFRWRNEDAHRNALNAHCYWRLRQDNFNAREATSKIEGMSIAAKNELLFQYGINFNNLPAWQKRGIGIYWKDVKKEGFNPKNNEHVLVDRRNLHTDFTLPMRDEYDLFIHDLVNKYEDKG, from the coding sequence ATGAAATTTGATGAGCTGGATGTTAAAATGAGGGTTTATGAAACCTCTCAGGACCGCTGCGTTTTACCTGGTATGTACATGGTAGCCAGAATTGACGGACGAGGCTTTACCCGGCTAACAAAGGAAGTGCACCGTTTCGAGGCGCCTTTTGACGAAAAATTTCGCGATTTAATGGTTGAAACGGTAAAACATTTGATGAATTGCGGTTTTAACGTAATTTATGGTTATACCGAAAGTGATGAAATATCATTACTCTTTCATCCTGATGAAGGTCTTTTTGGGCGAAAGACCAGGAAATACATTTCCATACTGGCGGGAGAAGCGAGTGCTAAATTTTCGGCTCTTTTGGGAAACGTAGGAGCCTTTGATTGTCGGCTATCAGAACTTCCCAACATACACCTGGTTGGGGATTATTTCAGGTGGCGTAATGAAGATGCGCACAGAAATGCGTTGAATGCGCACTGCTACTGGCGTTTGAGGCAAGATAACTTTAATGCAAGAGAAGCTACCTCAAAAATTGAAGGGATGAGTATTGCAGCCAAAAACGAATTACTGTTTCAATACGGTATTAATTTCAATAACCTTCCTGCATGGCAAAAACGAGGAATAGGTATTTATTGGAAAGATGTAAAAAAGGAAGGCTTTAATCCAAAGAACAACGAGCATGTGTTAGTTGACAGGCGGAACCTGCATACTGATTTTACGCTGCCCATGAGAGATGAATATGACCTATTTATACATGACCTGGTAAACAAGTACGAGGACAAAGGCTAA
- a CDS encoding AAA family ATPase, protein MEAVIFCGIQATGKSTFFKERFFNTHMRISLDQLNTRNKELRFIETCILTFQPFVIDNTNPSPEERAKYIAIAKANKFKVIGYYFQSKVAVALARNDQRTGKEKIPEIGIKGTYKRLNLPQMDEGFDELYYVTAENNMFTVNEWSNEI, encoded by the coding sequence ATGGAAGCAGTGATATTTTGCGGTATTCAGGCAACAGGAAAAAGTACCTTTTTTAAAGAGCGGTTTTTTAATACGCATATGCGTATTTCTTTAGATCAGCTAAACACAAGAAATAAAGAACTCAGGTTTATTGAAACTTGTATACTCACATTTCAGCCTTTTGTGATAGACAATACCAATCCCTCTCCGGAAGAAAGGGCAAAATATATTGCCATTGCAAAAGCAAATAAGTTTAAAGTGATTGGATATTATTTTCAATCAAAAGTAGCCGTTGCATTAGCGCGTAATGACCAACGGACGGGTAAAGAAAAGATTCCTGAAATTGGAATAAAAGGAACTTATAAACGACTGAACCTGCCACAGATGGATGAAGGATTCGACGAACTATATTATGTAACAGCCGAGAATAATATGTTCACGGTAAATGAATGGTCAAATGAAATTTGA
- a CDS encoding ABC transporter permease, with amino-acid sequence MIKNYLKTALRNLGRRKSNSFVNISGLAVGFAAFLLIFLVIQYEQSFDTFHTKKNSIYRVVRAAKNRADDGYRAGVTVPTTFALRSDFQQLSNVAAIAADYNVQVLVPSANGSVAKKFNEGNGLFFTEPQFFKMFDFSLAIGNIKDALNEPNTALFTKELATKYFGDWKTAVGKTLKMDGQNIKVTGILDDIPPNTDFPIKGVLSYETMRNYADFNSWGSINDADNCFVQLAPNETKEHFDHLLNGFMGKHTSPGNAGYDLVLQPLNQIHSDSRFNNYNGHTFSKDLTYALGAIGIFLLVIACVNFINLTTAQAMNRGKEVGVRKVLGGSRTQLMMQFFGETGITCLLALIVATGVTLFCIPYINELLNIHLATTILYSNNVLLFMLLALVLVTAFSGFYPALVLSGFNSVTVLKGSSPGAERQKGISFRRCLVVFQFVIAQTLIIATLIVASQMNYFRMADLGFNKDAVINAGFPNDSIGASKMEALRNDLLKLPGIRDFSLSMASPAGGGYYTDLRTPENHATEPNMITNMNEADTSFFNLYHLQFAAGRIYQPSDTMREFVVNETVVRGLGLPNAQAAIGKKIKVAGKMLPIVGVLKDFHVNSLRDPMVPVVMTTMKKGYGMVSLKINLGHTTTIIPAMEKLWNQYFPDYIFGYNFLDQSIASAYQQENQLSLLYKIFSGIAIFISCLGLYGLISFMAVQRKKEIGIRKVLGAPVKDILVMLSKEFTILISIAFLIATPVAWYFMHQWLQHYAYRIMIGVWFFAATIGGSLIIAWLTVGYTAIKAALANPVKSLRSE; translated from the coding sequence ATGATAAAGAACTATCTTAAAACCGCGCTCAGAAACCTGGGCCGACGGAAATCTAACTCATTTGTTAATATTTCTGGCCTCGCCGTTGGCTTCGCGGCTTTCCTGCTGATATTCCTGGTTATCCAATATGAGCAAAGTTTCGATACTTTTCACACAAAAAAGAACAGCATTTACAGGGTAGTGCGCGCCGCAAAAAACCGGGCCGACGATGGCTACCGGGCGGGAGTAACTGTGCCTACTACTTTTGCCTTGCGGTCTGATTTTCAGCAACTGTCTAATGTTGCGGCTATTGCGGCCGATTATAACGTGCAGGTTTTAGTGCCATCGGCTAACGGATCAGTTGCAAAAAAATTTAACGAAGGAAATGGGTTGTTTTTTACTGAGCCGCAGTTTTTTAAGATGTTTGATTTTAGTCTTGCTATAGGCAATATAAAAGATGCGCTTAATGAGCCAAATACCGCGCTTTTTACTAAAGAATTAGCCACTAAATATTTTGGCGATTGGAAAACAGCCGTAGGCAAAACATTAAAAATGGATGGCCAGAATATTAAGGTCACCGGTATCCTTGATGATATTCCGCCGAATACAGATTTTCCGATAAAAGGTGTATTGTCTTACGAAACCATGCGTAATTATGCTGATTTTAACAGCTGGGGAAGTATAAATGATGCGGATAATTGTTTTGTACAACTGGCACCGAACGAGACTAAAGAACATTTTGACCATTTACTGAACGGATTTATGGGCAAACATACCTCGCCCGGAAATGCCGGATACGATCTTGTTTTGCAACCATTGAACCAAATACATTCCGATTCGCGGTTTAATAATTACAACGGGCATACTTTTAGTAAAGATTTGACCTACGCTTTAGGCGCAATAGGTATTTTTCTGCTGGTTATTGCCTGTGTAAATTTTATTAACCTTACTACCGCGCAGGCCATGAACCGGGGTAAAGAGGTGGGCGTTCGGAAAGTGCTGGGTGGCAGCCGCACGCAGTTAATGATGCAGTTTTTTGGCGAAACAGGCATAACCTGCTTACTTGCGTTAATAGTGGCAACCGGCGTTACTTTGTTTTGCATCCCTTATATCAATGAGCTGCTTAATATTCACCTTGCCACAACAATATTGTACAGCAACAATGTGCTTTTATTTATGCTGCTGGCATTGGTGCTGGTAACCGCCTTTTCTGGCTTTTACCCGGCGCTGGTATTATCGGGCTTTAATTCAGTTACAGTGCTAAAAGGATCATCTCCCGGGGCCGAGCGTCAAAAAGGAATTTCTTTTCGCAGGTGTTTGGTTGTATTTCAATTTGTAATTGCCCAAACGCTCATCATCGCAACATTGATTGTTGCATCGCAAATGAATTACTTTCGGATGGCTGATTTAGGATTTAATAAAGATGCCGTTATTAATGCCGGTTTCCCGAACGATAGTATTGGGGCGAGCAAAATGGAGGCGCTACGCAACGACCTGCTAAAACTGCCAGGCATACGGGATTTTAGCCTGAGTATGGCATCGCCGGCGGGCGGCGGATATTATACCGATTTACGCACGCCCGAAAATCACGCTACCGAGCCCAATATGATTACGAACATGAATGAAGCCGATACCTCGTTTTTTAATTTATACCATTTACAGTTTGCAGCGGGCCGCATTTACCAACCTTCGGATACTATGCGCGAGTTTGTGGTGAACGAAACTGTTGTGCGGGGACTTGGCTTACCAAATGCGCAAGCCGCCATCGGAAAAAAGATAAAGGTTGCCGGGAAAATGTTACCAATAGTAGGTGTTTTAAAAGATTTTCATGTTAATTCGTTACGGGACCCCATGGTGCCGGTGGTAATGACTACGATGAAAAAAGGATATGGTATGGTAAGCCTAAAAATAAACCTTGGCCATACAACAACCATTATCCCGGCGATGGAAAAGCTGTGGAATCAGTATTTTCCGGACTATATATTTGGATACAATTTTTTAGACCAGTCCATTGCATCAGCCTATCAGCAGGAAAACCAGCTTTCGCTGCTTTATAAAATATTTTCGGGCATAGCAATTTTTATTTCCTGCCTGGGATTATACGGCCTTATTTCATTTATGGCTGTGCAGCGTAAAAAGGAAATTGGTATCCGCAAGGTGCTGGGTGCGCCTGTAAAAGATATTTTGGTGATGCTTTCAAAAGAATTTACCATCCTTATCTCTATTGCATTTTTAATTGCAACCCCTGTAGCCTGGTATTTTATGCATCAATGGCTGCAGCACTACGCCTACCGGATAATGATAGGTGTGTGGTTTTTTGCCGCAACTATAGGGGGCTCATTGATTATAGCCTGGCTCACCGTAGGCTACACTGCCATAAAAGCCGCATTGGCTAACCCGGTGAAGAGTTTGAGATCGGAGTAA
- a CDS encoding WD40/YVTN/BNR-like repeat-containing protein yields the protein MKKLFVFVPAIVLVLFLLNSFVLKEKEAKRKPIKEGKSSAIVNVIFKSADGGQTWQDISEGLPENLQREGVWRDGLFANDSGLYLRAGKGVYHSEPNSTTPFWTKEIFPGNQRNITPGNNGILAYDFRGRFLQKINGTNNWSPMYTNFQEQAVRLDRTVDWMYKNYKEREVRTVFETAAGTVFIGTGNSLFRSTNGGKTWKQVHLRDGRMKLAESDGVLLATSKDGILRSTDDGENWDRVISEGGVGIAVERIDGGFAAIVNNTITQTNSVHISLDSGKTWNAIGEELQPSWSSSLMKQIGLFKSSPEILSIKQMGKYLVCGRSDGIFRSADMGKTWKKLLLPAAENFGFNLSVSGNVIYAIPNKGC from the coding sequence ATGAAAAAGCTATTTGTATTTGTTCCGGCTATCGTCCTGGTATTATTTCTGCTAAATTCTTTTGTGCTAAAAGAAAAGGAAGCAAAAAGGAAACCAATAAAAGAAGGCAAATCATCGGCGATTGTCAACGTGATTTTTAAATCTGCCGATGGCGGACAAACATGGCAGGATATTAGTGAAGGACTGCCTGAAAATTTGCAGAGAGAAGGTGTGTGGAGAGATGGTTTATTTGCAAATGACAGTGGGCTATACTTACGTGCCGGAAAAGGGGTTTATCATAGTGAACCAAATTCCACAACTCCTTTTTGGACAAAAGAAATTTTCCCTGGTAACCAGCGTAACATTACCCCCGGCAATAATGGGATACTTGCCTATGATTTCAGGGGTCGTTTTTTACAAAAAATAAACGGGACGAATAATTGGTCGCCCATGTACACGAATTTTCAAGAGCAAGCCGTACGCTTAGACAGAACGGTAGATTGGATGTACAAAAATTATAAAGAGAGAGAAGTACGCACCGTTTTTGAAACTGCCGCAGGCACAGTTTTCATTGGCACCGGCAATAGCCTTTTTAGATCTACTAACGGTGGAAAAACCTGGAAACAAGTGCATCTTAGAGACGGTAGAATGAAATTGGCAGAATCGGACGGTGTACTCCTGGCTACCAGCAAAGATGGAATATTAAGATCGACCGATGATGGCGAAAACTGGGATCGTGTGATTAGCGAAGGTGGCGTTGGCATCGCTGTGGAACGTATAGATGGAGGATTTGCTGCTATAGTAAACAATACAATAACCCAAACAAATAGCGTACACATTTCACTGGATAGTGGAAAAACCTGGAATGCTATAGGCGAAGAACTTCAACCTTCCTGGAGTAGTTCATTAATGAAACAAATAGGCTTGTTTAAATCTTCACCGGAGATTTTATCAATTAAACAAATGGGTAAATATTTAGTATGCGGCCGCTCAGATGGTATATTCCGGTCAGCTGACATGGGCAAAACATGGAAAAAACTTTTACTTCCTGCTGCAGAAAATTTTGGCTTCAATTTATCTGTTTCGGGCAACGTAATTTATGCCATACCAAATAAAGGATGTTAA
- a CDS encoding winged helix family transcriptional regulator, translated as MLDSRNLLAGKRKYLFGLTILPFIAVICVAFSIKNDDSFDIARREVLLRRLGHELLLQSGDSTSRVLPVKKIAENEYQITFENKLTFQPASLVNTTSRLLAKDPLARDYVVNVLNCGNSDIIYGYAISQNKKDDIVACIGRKQPTACYMINIKFKPAGIITAKNGYLLGSLPFLAFVGFVFFRSVKPKKNLPDDQYTDMFTLGAVLFDEKNRKLTINGNTTDLTGTETRLLLIFASAPNQTIARSRLQKEIWEDEGVIVGRSLDMFISKLRKKLEPDPNIKIVVIRGKGYKLEISA; from the coding sequence ATGTTAGATAGCAGAAATCTACTCGCCGGGAAACGCAAGTACCTGTTCGGCTTGACGATACTTCCTTTTATAGCTGTGATCTGCGTGGCTTTCAGTATCAAGAACGATGACAGCTTCGATATAGCCAGGAGGGAGGTTTTGCTCCGCAGGCTCGGCCATGAACTGCTCTTACAATCGGGCGACAGTACATCAAGGGTGCTCCCGGTAAAAAAAATTGCAGAAAATGAATACCAGATAACGTTTGAGAATAAGCTTACTTTTCAACCAGCCTCGCTGGTGAATACTACCAGCCGTTTGTTGGCCAAAGACCCGCTGGCACGTGACTATGTTGTAAACGTTTTAAACTGTGGCAACTCAGATATAATTTATGGATACGCTATATCCCAAAATAAGAAAGATGATATTGTGGCATGTATAGGAAGAAAGCAACCCACAGCATGTTACATGATCAACATTAAATTCAAACCGGCGGGTATAATTACAGCAAAAAATGGATATCTGCTGGGCAGCCTGCCATTTTTAGCATTTGTTGGTTTTGTTTTTTTTAGATCGGTTAAGCCGAAAAAAAACTTGCCCGACGATCAGTACACTGACATGTTTACTTTGGGCGCGGTGTTGTTTGATGAGAAGAATCGTAAGCTCACAATAAACGGAAACACTACAGACCTGACCGGAACTGAAACGCGCCTGCTGCTCATTTTTGCATCGGCACCCAACCAGACCATAGCGCGAAGCCGGCTACAAAAAGAAATATGGGAAGACGAAGGCGTTATTGTGGGGCGCAGCCTGGATATGTTTATATCAAAACTCAGAAAAAAACTGGAACCCGATCCCAATATTAAAATCGTTGTTATACGCGGTAAAGGGTATAAGCTTGAGATTAGTGCGTAA